The DNA sequence CGGCGCCGCAGCAGCGTCAGCCGGAACGACACCCACACCCAGGCAAAGCGCAACACGACCAGCCCCGCGACAATGGCCAGGACATAGACGCTCAACCACCAGGGCTCGACATGGTCGGTCAACTGCACCGTGGCCCGCGCGCTCGCCAGGATCCGCGGCAACTGCTCGCCCAGCAACACGAAGATGATGCCGTTGAGGGTGAACTGGATCATGTCCCACACCGAATTGCGCCGCATCCGGGTGGCCGCCATCGCCTCGCTCGCCACATCGGCAAAGGACATCGTCACCCCCGCCGCGACCGCTGCCAGGATGCCCGATGCATGGACTTCCTCGGCAAGCAGATAGGCGGCAAAGGGAATCAGCAGGCTGACAAGCACCTGCGACCCGGTGTCCTCGCCATAAATCCGCGACACCCAGGCCTTGGTCTGCGTCACCGCCAGCGTCACGAACACGCCGACCGCCAGTCCGGCGCCCGCTGTCCACAGAAAACTGGCCGCCGCCGCGGACGGTGAAAAACTGCCGGTCAGCGCCGCCGCCACGGCAAAGCGCAGGCAGACCAGCCCCGACGCATCGTTGAGCAGCGATTCGCCTTCCAATATGTGCATCATCCGCTTCGGGATCGGCACCCGCGCCGCGATGGCGGACACCGCGATCGGATCGGTGGGGGACACCACCGCCGCCAGCGCGAATGCCACCGCCAGCGGCATCGCCGGGATCATCCAGTTGATGAAAAAGCCCATGCCGATGACGGTCAGCAGCACCAGCCCCAGCGCCAGCCCGGTGACCGCGGCAAGGTCCTGGAACAATTCGTCCTTGGGAATCCGCCAGCCATCGAGGAACAGCAACGGCGGCAGGAACAGCAGCAGAAAGAGTTCGGGGTTCAGTTCCACCCGCACATCGGCGACCAGCCCGACCATCGCCCCCAGCGCGATCTGCACCAGCGGCGCCGGCGCCGAAAACGGCAGCATCCGCGAAATCGCCCCGCTGACAACGACCGCAACCAGCAGGATCAGGACGATCGAAACGATTTCCAAAGCCGGCTACCCGAGCGCCCGGGATCGCGCCGCCGCTGCCGATACCGTTGCCGCGACCAGCGGCGCGAGGCCCGGCTGCAACACCGCCAGCCCCGCCGCCGTCGTGCCGCCGGGCGATGTCACCCGCGTCCGCAATTCCGCCGCCGGCACCGCCGCCTCGGCCGCCGCCAGCGCCGCCGCCCCGGTCACCGTCGCGCGCGCCAGCCGGTCCGCGAGAACCGGCGCCAGCCCGGCCGCAACCCCTGCTGCCGCCAACGCCTCGATGAAGGCAAAGACATAGGCCGGGCCCGACCCGGACACCGCCGTCACCGCATCGAAATCCCCTTCGTCGGCCAGCCAGACCGTCGCGCCCGCCGCGCTGAACAACGCCTCGCCGGCGCCTTCCGCCAGGTCGCCGGCCGTGGTGAACAGCGCCGTCACCCCCTGGCCGATCGCCGATGGCGTGTTGGGCATGGCACGGATGATCGCGGCACCCGGAAAGGCCGCCGCAAGATCGGCCGTCGTGACCCCGGCCATCACCGACACGACCAGCGTCATCGGACCGATCTGCGCCAGCAGCGGCGCCGCCGCCGCGCGCCAGACCTGCGGCTTGACCGCCAGCACCAGCACATCGGGACGGCCGTCCGGCGGCACCGCGCTCGCCTCGACGCCATCGGGCAGCAACCGCGGGTTCGGGTCGATCACCGCCACTGGCCCCATGTCCTCGGCCAGCCAGCGCGCCAGCAGTGCGCCGCCCATATGGCCACAACCGAGCAGCCAGATCGGCGCCGTCATGCCTCTCCGACGGTTTCCAGCAGCGCCGCCGCCAGCGCATCGACGGGGCTGTGGTCGGCGAACATCACCAGCTGGAACACCGGGTAAAAACGCTCGAACTCGTCGACCGCGGCTTCGACGAGCACTTCGGCCTGGCCGATCGTCAGGTCGGGCGCATGTTCGTCGTCGTCATTGTCGAGCAGCGTCGCATGACGGAAGATCACCGTGCCATCGGCCGACCACAGCTCGAAATGGCCCATCCACAGCTGTTCGTTGATCCGGCCCAGCGCCTCATAGACCGCCGGGCGCCGTTCGTCGGGCGCCACCAGGTCGGCGCGGGCAATGATCTGCAGCACGCGCTCGTCGTCGCGCCACAGGGCCCGCAGCTCATAGGTCGCCCAGCCGGCCTTGATCGAGGTGCTGATCTCCTCATCGCCCGACCGTTCGAACGCCCAGCCATTGGCGTCGAACACATGTTCGAGCATGTCGATCGGCGCTGCCGGCGCCGGCGTGTAATCGATGTCAACGAGGGCCATGCGGTCTCCTGTCCACGGCGCTTGCCCGAACGCTCGCAACCCCCCGATGATTCGGCAAGCCGCCGATTCGTTTCGCAGCGAACAAGCTGTGGATAATCATGCGGCCGGCGGGCTGTCGACGGCCGGCGCGGCGATCTCGACGCGCGCCGACCGGATCTCGGCCTTCAGCGACGCGATTTCGGTGCGCAGCGATGCGATCTCGGTCCGCAGCGTTTCCACGGCTTCGCGCGCCGCGACGGCATTGGCCTTCGCCGCTTCGAATTCATCGCGGTCCACGGCGTCGGCGGTGCCGACGAAATCGCGCGCCCGGCGGCGGGCGTCCTCGCTGACTTCGCGGGTCACCCCGGCGAGCGTGCCCATGGCGGCGGTGGCAACCTTGGAAAAATCCTCGAACAGCTTGTTTTCGGTCTGCATGGTCAAATCCCGAGTTGTGTGGCGTCGGCGGCCTGGTTGAGCCGCCAGATACTGGCATTGAGCGACAGCGCAAAGCCCAGCCACACAAGATAGGGCAGCATCAGCCACGCCGCCACCCGGCTGACCCGCGCAAAGGCGGAGGTCGTCGCCACCGCGACAATCAGCATCACCGCGATGATGACCATTGCCGGCAGGATCAGGTGCATCCGGAAGAACACCGGCGACCACGCCAGGTTGATGACAAAGCCCAGTGCGAACAGCCCGAGCGCCAATCCGCGCCCCTCGGCACGCTTGTGCCCCCAGACGATCGCCGCGGCGATGGCGATGGTCGTGTACAGGATCGACCAGGCGATGCCGAACACCGGCCCCGGCGGCTGCAACGCCGGCAGCACCAGCGTCTGGTACCAGCCATTGTCCTCCGTCGACCCGGCGATCCGCGCCGACAGGCCGCCGAGCAGCAACAGCAGCGGCGCCAGCACGATGCCGGCCCGCCACATCGACCCACGCTGGCCGGTAAGGGGAAGGGCGGCAGCTACCATCGGTGCGAGCATAGCCGATATTGCGCCGCCGCAAAACCCTTCGCTAGCCGCGTTCGCCCGCGATCAGGAACTCGACATTGCCCTCGGGCCCGGTGATCGGGCTGCGTTCCACCCCCAGCACCCGCCAGCCGTCCTGCGCGCCCAGCCATGCCGCCACCTCGGCGCAGAC is a window from the Polymorphobacter fuscus genome containing:
- a CDS encoding Na+/H+ antiporter, encoding MEIVSIVLILLVAVVVSGAISRMLPFSAPAPLVQIALGAMVGLVADVRVELNPELFLLLFLPPLLFLDGWRIPKDELFQDLAAVTGLALGLVLLTVIGMGFFINWMIPAMPLAVAFALAAVVSPTDPIAVSAIAARVPIPKRMMHILEGESLLNDASGLVCLRFAVAAALTGSFSPSAAAASFLWTAGAGLAVGVFVTLAVTQTKAWVSRIYGEDTGSQVLVSLLIPFAAYLLAEEVHASGILAAVAAGVTMSFADVASEAMAATRMRRNSVWDMIQFTLNGIIFVLLGEQLPRILASARATVQLTDHVEPWWLSVYVLAIVAGLVVLRFAWVWVSFRLTLLRRRRDGTADVPHSPDWRLFAAMSAAGVRGAITLAGVLTLPLAMADGAAFPARDLAIFLATGVIIVSLVLASVVLPLLLRGLTMPAEPSKQAEEDRARVLAAEAAIRAIESTQHRLAEGRSDADIFAAAGARIMGIYRQRIESRSRQGQAGRDAAQQERIERELLLAAVAAERGVIAEHLRERRIGSAAGHKLIRELDLIEVRFKG
- the proC gene encoding pyrroline-5-carboxylate reductase — protein: MTAPIWLLGCGHMGGALLARWLAEDMGPVAVIDPNPRLLPDGVEASAVPPDGRPDVLVLAVKPQVWRAAAAPLLAQIGPMTLVVSVMAGVTTADLAAAFPGAAIIRAMPNTPSAIGQGVTALFTTAGDLAEGAGEALFSAAGATVWLADEGDFDAVTAVSGSGPAYVFAFIEALAAAGVAAGLAPVLADRLARATVTGAAALAAAEAAVPAAELRTRVTSPGGTTAAGLAVLQPGLAPLVAATVSAAAARSRALG
- a CDS encoding YbjN domain-containing protein, with product MALVDIDYTPAPAAPIDMLEHVFDANGWAFERSGDEEISTSIKAGWATYELRALWRDDERVLQIIARADLVAPDERRPAVYEALGRINEQLWMGHFELWSADGTVIFRHATLLDNDDDEHAPDLTIGQAEVLVEAAVDEFERFYPVFQLVMFADHSPVDALAAALLETVGEA
- a CDS encoding accessory factor UbiK family protein, which gives rise to MQTENKLFEDFSKVATAAMGTLAGVTREVSEDARRRARDFVGTADAVDRDEFEAAKANAVAAREAVETLRTEIASLRTEIASLKAEIRSARVEIAAPAVDSPPAA
- a CDS encoding TspO/MBR family protein — protein: MVAAALPLTGQRGSMWRAGIVLAPLLLLLGGLSARIAGSTEDNGWYQTLVLPALQPPGPVFGIAWSILYTTIAIAAAIVWGHKRAEGRGLALGLFALGFVINLAWSPVFFRMHLILPAMVIIAVMLIVAVATTSAFARVSRVAAWLMLPYLVWLGFALSLNASIWRLNQAADATQLGI